The following is a genomic window from Streptomyces sp. BHT-5-2.
TGCCGTTCCGTTCGAGGAGGTCCTCGTGGGTGCCGTGTTCGACCACGGCGCCGCCGTCGAGGAAGGCGATCGAGTCGGCCTGTGTCACCGTGGCCAGGCTGTGCGCGATGACCAGGACCGTGGCGTGCCCGGCGAGCAGCCGGATGGATTCGGCCACCACGGCTTCGGTTGTCGGGTCGAGGGCGGCGGTGGCTTCGTCGAACAGCACCACCGGGGCGTTCTTCACCAGGGCCCGTGCGATGGACACCCGCTGACGTTCGCCACCGGAGAGCGCCCGGCCTCCTTCGCCGACGCTGCTCTGCCATCCGTCGGGAAGGCGTTCGGCGATCTCGGTCACCGCCGCGAACTCCGCGGCGCGCCGTACCTGTTCATCGGTGGCTTCGGGGTTGCCCAGGCGGATGTTGGCTTCCAGGGTGTCGTCGAACAGGTAGACGTCCTGGAAGACCAGGGACAGCTGGGCCATCAGGTCATCTGTGGCGAAGTCGCGGACGTCGGTGCCGCCGAGGGTGACGGCCCCGTCCTGGACGTCCCAGAAGCGTGCGATCAGTCTGGTGAGGGTGGTCTTCCCGCTCCCGGACGGGCCGACCAGCGCCACCATCGAGCGGTGCGGAACGGTCAACGACAGGCTGTTCAGGACGGGTTGGCCACGCCGTTCGTGCCCTGGCCCGGGCTCATAGGCGAAGGTGACGTCGTGGAAGGCGATGTCGTGCCGTGGTGGCACCGGGCTCGGCGTGGCCGGTTCCGGGAGTCCGTCGAGCTCGACGAGATCGCGGACGGCACCAACTTCCACAGCCGAACGGCGCAGCGCCGTACCGAGTTCGGCCAGGATCTTCAGCGGGCCGGTGAACTGTGCGCACAGTCCGATCAGCGCGACCACGTGGACCGGGTCGGCGGTGCCGTGCACCGTCAGGTAGACGCCCAGCGTCACGGCGGCGCCGAACGCGGTCTGGACGACGAGGCCCTGCAGGACCAGGCCGAGCACCGAGGACCAAAGGGCCCGCCGTCCGGCCCTGCGCTGTGCGTCGATCGCGTCGTCGAGCGGTGTGTACGCGGTTCCTTCGATGCCCGCGGCACGCAGCGTCAGCTGTTTCTCCGCGAATTCGAGGAGTCGGGTGTTGGTGGCCGCCGCGGCGTCGTGGATCCGCCGTTCGGCTGCGCCGTTGCGGCGGCCGGCGACGGTTGCCGACAGCCAGATGACGGGTGCGGCGGCCAGCAGGGCCAGCCCCATGCGCCAGTCGTAGAAGCAGGTCGCGACCGCGACGGTGAGCGGCGTGACGACATGCAGTGTCAGCGGTACCAGGATGTCCATCGCCGTCTGTGCGACGAACATCGTGCCCCGCACCGCGACGTGCGAGGTGCGCCCCGTGGTCGCGGGGGTGAACCAGCCGATCGGCAACTCGACGAGCCGCCGGCCGATGCGACGGTGCATGGCGACGATGACGTCCATCGCGAGGTGGAATCCCCACATCGTCACCCGCGCCAGCAGCGTGCCGCCAGCCGCCGCGACCAGGCCGAGCACGGCCAGCCAGCACCAGGCCGCCCCGGCATCGTTCCGGTAGAGCGACAGCAGCACCGGCACCAGCGTCGCCAGCGCGATCCCCTGGAGCACACCGACCAGCGTGGCGAGGGCCAGGAAGCCGCGGAACGCACGGCGGGTAGCGGTGCCGCCGATGGATATGAGCGCGGATATCACCGGGTCACCTCACAGAGGTCGTCGTTCCACATGCGGGCGTAGACGCCCCCGTGCTCCAGCAGTTGGGCGTGGGTGCCCTGCTCCACGACGCGGCCGTGCTCCAGCACCACGGTGTTGTCCGCCTCCTTCGTGCTGTCGAGCCGATGCGTGATCACGATGACGGTGCGGTCCGCGGTCAGGCGCCGGAGGGCGGCGTTCAGCAGCGCCGCCGCGTCCGGGTCGATCGCGGATGTCGCCTCGTCGAGCACCAGCACCGGGGTGTCCGCCAGCAGCAGGCGGGCGATGGCGATGCGCTGGGCTTCCCCGCCGGACAGGCGGGCGTCCGTGCCGACCACCGAGTCGTATCCGTTGGGCAGTGCGAGGATCCGTTCGTGGATCAGCGCCTCGCGGGCCGCGCGTTCGACCTCCGCGCGGGTGGCGTCCGGGCGGCCGAGGGCGATGTTGTCGGCCACCGAGACGGCGGGCAGCTGCGGTTGCTGGAGCAGCACCCCGACGGTGCGGTACAGCTGCCGGGTCGGGATGTCGCGGACGTCCACTCCCCCGATGCGGATCTGCCCCCGGTCGACGTCGTGGAACCGTGCCAGCAGCGCCGTCAGCGTCGACTTTCCCGCGCCGGACGGCCCGACGAGGGCGGTCGTGGTGCGGGCGGGGAAGGTGAGCGTGATGTCGTGCAGTACGGGCTCCTCCGCGCGATATCCGAAGCCGACGTCACGCACCTCGACCGTCGCGTCGCGCAGCTCCGCCCCCCGGTCCGTGGCCGGGAGCTCCGGCTCGTCGAGCAGGCGGACGATACGTCCCGCGGCCTCGGCCGCGTCGGCCCGGGCCTGGGCACTGGTCGCGACCGTGAGGATGGCCGCTGGCAGCATCATGGCCACGGCCGACACCACCAGCAGCGAGGCGGCTCGCGTCCAGCCCTGCTGCACGCTCCAGACGCCCACCGCGCACACCGCGCAGGCCATCACCGACGCGGTGAGGAACACGCTCGCGACGGCCTGGGCGCGCATCGCGGGCCGGACGAGGCCGGTGAACTCCGCACGGAACCGCTCGGAGACCGCGGTGAAGCGCCCGTACTTCTCGCCCGCCTTGCCGAACACCTTCAGCACCACGACCCCGCGGAAGTAGTCCGTGATCGCCGCGCTGACGGCCGCGAGTTCGGCGGAGACACGCGCCATGATCTCCCGGTTTCCGGTCTTGGACAGCGCCGCGAACACGGTGAAGTACAGGACCATCGGAGCGATCACCGCCAGCCCGAGCCGCCAGTCGACGGCGAAGCAGAAGAGCAGTCCGGCGGCCGGTGTGAGCACGCCGGCGACGGACTCGACGAGGGTGTGCGCGACGAGCTGGTGGAGCGAGTCGACGTCGTTCTGCACGATCTGCCGCACCCGCCCCGAGGAGTGGGCTCCGAACCACCCCAGCGGCAGCCGTCCCAGCTTGGCGCTCAGCGTACGGCGGAGCGTCGCCTGGAGTTCGACGTCGGCGAAGTGCGTGATCAGCAGGGCGACAAAGCCGCACGTCGACTGGATGCCGAGCCCGGCGATGAACCAGAGCAGCGGCCCGCTCACGTCCTGATGGAGGGTCAGTCCCTCGGCGAGATCCAGCAGGGCGAAGAACGGGACCACTGAGCACAGCGACCCGGCGGCCTGGATCGCGACCGCGACCGCGGTGGGGGCGACCACCGGCCGCAGGATCCGGAACAGCGGGCCGCCCGTGATCTTCCCTGACAGCCCCGGCTGCTGCCTGGTGTGCTGGTCAGACATCGGCGCACACCCCGCGGGCAGCACGGACATCGGCACCGGCACCGGCACAGATGGTGCTGATCAGCTCCGGGAGCTGGGTGTCGGGTGCCTGTAGGTAGAAGTGCCCGCCCGCGCACCGGACGGGGGCACGCCGCTGGGTGGCGAAGCCGTTCCACTCGCCGATGCGTACCGGGTCGATCTCGTCGTCGCGGTCGCCGAAGACCACGTGGATGTCCGGGATCACAGCGCCGGTGCAGGCGTATGTCTCCAGCAGCCGATAGTCCTCCCGCACCGCCGGAAGGAACATGTCGCGGAGTTCGGGCACCTGCCACAGCTCCGCGCTCGCCGGATTCTGCCGAACGATGTCGGCGATCAGCTTCGCGTCGGTGTCGCGGTGCAGTGCGGTGCCCACACCGCGGGATGGCGGGTTCTGCCCCGACACCACCACCTGAATGCCTCGGGCACCACGCGCCGCCAGCGCCGCTGCGGTCTCGTACGCCACCAGGGCACCCATCGAATGCCCGACGAGCACGGGCGCCGCCTCGGCGAGGCCGGCCGCCGCGAGGTCGTCCGCGATCGAGCGGGCGAGGCCGACGAGGCTGTCGCCATGCGGGTTGTCCCGGTGCCGCTCGTGCAGGCGGGCGTCCCGTCCGGGATAGGTGACGCCGAACAGCCGGGCCTTGGGTATCGCGCCGGTCCAGTGCAGAAAGAACCGTGGACTCCCCCCGGCGTGCGGGAAGATGACGACGGGTACGCCGCCTCCCCCGCTCGTCTCGGCATCGCTCAGCGGTGCCACTGCGTTCACGAACACACCTCCAGGTCATGGACGTTGATGAATCTCGGTGGTGAGGAGGGCAGGTCGGCGGGTCTGCCGAGACGTGCCGACACCGCCTCCCAGTGGCGGAGCACGGCGAGGTCCCGCTGCCCGACCGGCTGCCGCCCGGTGGTCAGCGCCTCGGCGAAGCCGCTGACTGCCCGGGTGATTCCCTCCGCCCACAGGCCGGTGAACACGGTGTCTCCGGTCCAGTCGTCCGGTCCGAGGACGTGTGACAGGCGCTGTTGCGGGTGGCGCAGCCGTCCCGGGACGTCCTCGTGCAACCGGGGCTCCCACCGGGTCGGGCCGTGGACGTGCGGCAGCGACAGCTCGCCGTCCGGTGTGCCGAGGACGAAGCCCATGAGGGGCTGGCAGTTGTCGTCGGGCGTGCGTGCGTCGTAGCCATTGCGAACCAGCACATCCACCGCGACACCTCCCCAGTCCGTGCTGACCAGGGACTTGGCCGTCGCCGCTGCCGGGTGCACCGCGAGGTCACCGCCCGGCGGGGAGGTGAGGATCCGGGACAGCACGCGCAGGCTGGAGTGCAGCACCTGGACGGTGGTGCGGAGTTCGACGCTGGTGATCGGGGAGACGGCGTCCAGCGCCCGCGCCGCGGCGATGAACCGACGGACCGGTCCCAGATGCTCGTAGAAGCCGGTCACCGCGAATACCGCTCCGGACCGTTTCGCGGCCCGTACCGAGCGCACGACGTCCGCGGAGTGCACCGGGAGCTCCTGGAGCACGGAGATGCCGCGTCGCAGCAGGTCACGGCAGATCTCGTCGCCCTGGCCGCCGACCATCGCGGAGCGGACCGCGACGACGGCCAGCTCGGCACCGTCGATCTCGTCCGTCCCGGCCAGGTAGCGCACCCCGAGTTCCGCCCCGAGGTCGCGTCCGGCCTGCCCGCCGGTGCCGGCCACGCCGACGAGTTCCACGGGTGAGCACGGACCGGCCAGCGCCCGCGCATAGTGCGCGCCGAAGGTGGCCCCGACCACCACCGCCCGTGGCCTGCCCCTGCTCACAGCTCGCCCTCCTCGAACTGTCCGGACTTCTCGGCCGGTTCGGAGGGATCGGGCAGGCCGGCGGCCGGGGCGGTGTCCAGAACGAGCGACACCCCGGGTACGTCCGTGGCCATGCGGTCCCAGAAGCGCCGGGCCTCGACGTACTCCGACATCCAGACCGCGCCGGTCCTGCCGAGCGGGTCTTCGAGGGCGGCCAGCGCGGCCACGGCCCCGGTGAGGGCATAGCTGTCGGCGCAGTGCAGGACAGTACGCACCGTGATCTGTCCCGAGGTGCCGTGTCCCGAGGTGCCCTGCAGGCTGATCCGGAAGTACGGTCGGGCCCCGGAGACCGCGGCGTCGATCGCCCGGAGCGTCTCGGTGTGGGTGCGTTCCTGGCCGAGCGCCCTGGACAGGGCCTGTTCGATCGGCGCCGAGCCGGTGATGTTGCCCCACCACAGGGCAGCGAGGCCCAACTCCTCGGCCGCGGCCCGGCATTCCTCGTCCAGGCTCACATGGGCGCGCGCGGTGCCGGGGAATGCCGCGGGGACGGCCATGCCGCTGTCCGGTGGCAGTGTGTGCAGGGCACCCCGCTGGTAGATCTTTCCGGGGTGACCGGTCCGGGCACGCACCGCGTGCAGGTACTCGTCGAGTCCCGCGCGGCTGAGCGGCTGCACCCCGCCGCAGTGGGCGTGGATCTCCGTCGTCGCGGGGTCCGCCAGCCGGGCGGCGACCGCGCGCACGGCCACACCGGCCAGCCCGGGCTGCACACCCGCGCCGAACACGGCGAGAGCGCCGTGCTTCTCGGCTGCTGCCGCCGTCGCGTCGATGACGGCCTGGTCGCCGCCGGCGTCGACGTAGCGGGCTCCGTGCCGCAGCGCCGTCTCCGCGGCCGCCGCGGAGTAACGGTAGGACGGCCCGGCGCAGTTGACGACGACATCCACCGGACCGGCCCGTCCGGCCAGGGCGGCGTCCACGGAGTCCGGCTCGTCGAGGTCCACCCGGACGGTGTCCGGGCTGCTCACCCCGTACGCCCGCAACTCCCATGCCAGCCGGGGCAGATCACGCCCCGCGGCGACGACATGGGCGTCCTCCCGGCCGAGTAGGGTCCGCACACAGGCCCGCCCCACCGCGCCGGAGGCGCCCAGCACCAGGTATTTCACGCGTCCCTCCCCCACACCTGCTGGAGAACATCCGTCACCGCGGCCGCCGCATCACCGGTGAGACAGTCGAAGTGGGTTCCGTCCACGTCGGTCACGGTGAGCTCACCGAGGCAGTACTCCTCCCAGAAGGCCGTCATGTCCTCCTTCAAGGTGGGCAGGAAGTGCAGGTCACCGCGCTGCCGCAGGAAGGTGATGTCGCCGAGGTAGCCGGGGCTCCGGAAGGAGGCGACCGCCTTCAGGCTCGCCGCGTACGACTCACGGAGCTCCAGCAACGTCTCCGGCGTCCAGGCGCCGGCCGGGTCGGAGGCAGCGAGCCGGTCCAGCCGAGCCCGCACACTGCCGGGTGCCGTGGCAACCGCCGGGCCCAACCTCGGGTAGCCAGCGGCGAGTTGTGCCACCGCGCCGTGGGGCACGCGGTCGGCGTAGTGGGCGCGTGCCTCGTTCAGCAGGTCGCCG
Proteins encoded in this region:
- a CDS encoding thioesterase II family protein, whose product is MNAVAPLSDAETSGGGGVPVVIFPHAGGSPRFFLHWTGAIPKARLFGVTYPGRDARLHERHRDNPHGDSLVGLARSIADDLAAAGLAEAAPVLVGHSMGALVAYETAAALAARGARGIQVVVSGQNPPSRGVGTALHRDTDAKLIADIVRQNPASAELWQVPELRDMFLPAVREDYRLLETYACTGAVIPDIHVVFGDRDDEIDPVRIGEWNGFATQRRAPVRCAGGHFYLQAPDTQLPELISTICAGAGADVRAARGVCADV
- a CDS encoding Gfo/Idh/MocA family oxidoreductase, which produces MSRGRPRAVVVGATFGAHYARALAGPCSPVELVGVAGTGGQAGRDLGAELGVRYLAGTDEIDGAELAVVAVRSAMVGGQGDEICRDLLRRGISVLQELPVHSADVVRSVRAAKRSGAVFAVTGFYEHLGPVRRFIAAARALDAVSPITSVELRTTVQVLHSSLRVLSRILTSPPGGDLAVHPAAATAKSLVSTDWGGVAVDVLVRNGYDARTPDDNCQPLMGFVLGTPDGELSLPHVHGPTRWEPRLHEDVPGRLRHPQQRLSHVLGPDDWTGDTVFTGLWAEGITRAVSGFAEALTTGRQPVGQRDLAVLRHWEAVSARLGRPADLPSSPPRFINVHDLEVCS
- a CDS encoding SDR family NAD(P)-dependent oxidoreductase, which produces MKYLVLGASGAVGRACVRTLLGREDAHVVAAGRDLPRLAWELRAYGVSSPDTVRVDLDEPDSVDAALAGRAGPVDVVVNCAGPSYRYSAAAAETALRHGARYVDAGGDQAVIDATAAAAEKHGALAVFGAGVQPGLAGVAVRAVAARLADPATTEIHAHCGGVQPLSRAGLDEYLHAVRARTGHPGKIYQRGALHTLPPDSGMAVPAAFPGTARAHVSLDEECRAAAEELGLAALWWGNITGSAPIEQALSRALGQERTHTETLRAIDAAVSGARPYFRISLQGTSGHGTSGQITVRTVLHCADSYALTGAVAALAALEDPLGRTGAVWMSEYVEARRFWDRMATDVPGVSLVLDTAPAAGLPDPSEPAEKSGQFEEGEL
- a CDS encoding ABC transporter ATP-binding protein, whose amino-acid sequence is MISALISIGGTATRRAFRGFLALATLVGVLQGIALATLVPVLLSLYRNDAGAAWCWLAVLGLVAAAGGTLLARVTMWGFHLAMDVIVAMHRRIGRRLVELPIGWFTPATTGRTSHVAVRGTMFVAQTAMDILVPLTLHVVTPLTVAVATCFYDWRMGLALLAAAPVIWLSATVAGRRNGAAERRIHDAAAATNTRLLEFAEKQLTLRAAGIEGTAYTPLDDAIDAQRRAGRRALWSSVLGLVLQGLVVQTAFGAAVTLGVYLTVHGTADPVHVVALIGLCAQFTGPLKILAELGTALRRSAVEVGAVRDLVELDGLPEPATPSPVPPRHDIAFHDVTFAYEPGPGHERRGQPVLNSLSLTVPHRSMVALVGPSGSGKTTLTRLIARFWDVQDGAVTLGGTDVRDFATDDLMAQLSLVFQDVYLFDDTLEANIRLGNPEATDEQVRRAAEFAAVTEIAERLPDGWQSSVGEGGRALSGGERQRVSIARALVKNAPVVLFDEATAALDPTTEAVVAESIRLLAGHATVLVIAHSLATVTQADSIAFLDGGAVVEHGTHEDLLERNGRYAQFWRSHVGETPLLTPAHIPAGES
- a CDS encoding ABC transporter ATP-binding protein, which gives rise to MSDQHTRQQPGLSGKITGGPLFRILRPVVAPTAVAVAIQAAGSLCSVVPFFALLDLAEGLTLHQDVSGPLLWFIAGLGIQSTCGFVALLITHFADVELQATLRRTLSAKLGRLPLGWFGAHSSGRVRQIVQNDVDSLHQLVAHTLVESVAGVLTPAAGLLFCFAVDWRLGLAVIAPMVLYFTVFAALSKTGNREIMARVSAELAAVSAAITDYFRGVVVLKVFGKAGEKYGRFTAVSERFRAEFTGLVRPAMRAQAVASVFLTASVMACAVCAVGVWSVQQGWTRAASLLVVSAVAMMLPAAILTVATSAQARADAAEAAGRIVRLLDEPELPATDRGAELRDATVEVRDVGFGYRAEEPVLHDITLTFPARTTTALVGPSGAGKSTLTALLARFHDVDRGQIRIGGVDVRDIPTRQLYRTVGVLLQQPQLPAVSVADNIALGRPDATRAEVERAAREALIHERILALPNGYDSVVGTDARLSGGEAQRIAIARLLLADTPVLVLDEATSAIDPDAAALLNAALRRLTADRTVIVITHRLDSTKEADNTVVLEHGRVVEQGTHAQLLEHGGVYARMWNDDLCEVTR